From Pseudomonas sp. FP2335, the proteins below share one genomic window:
- a CDS encoding TonB-dependent receptor, with protein sequence MSHARVPSRLTLAASLALLGVYAHADDTALPVVNVTAEHRSEDLQKTPLAISAFDEQTLDDKQIRSVRDLSGQVPNLTLSRQSISYSAQTYGIRGIGETDPIQEAAVAVYADDLYIPRAISSMLDFNDVERVEVLRGPQGTLYGRNSSAGAIRVITRDPNQQTRGFVELGAGNYNAQNGRVLISGPLVDNALFASFSAIRLSRDGTVSNPTRGKDVNNVDIQSYRGKLRYKPEDSPWDVQLTLAGTFDRGDTTSYSPFDASGHFDKFKSYSSLDPKNRLDQGSSVLRALYAIDDHLNVKSVTAWSSFNQPVDYDNSGQAALIQNNLILYKQNYATQEFQLNGDYDAFSFSTGLYLYRERFDADRDNLTYSIPRNRVIGQGQYSTTNTESYALYGQGTYKITPQLSLIAGLRFTREHKNFEFTNYAINTDRQITGTNFAAESSKSWQSTSPKLGFEYAWTPHLNQYAYVAKGFKAGGYDNRAPTRAAAEQAFSPEDVTTWETGLKGDFFDQRLRANVALFYNDYKDLQTNAYDPALGVSLRTNVGQAHTYGVELETLTALSRDLQLTANLGYLESQYDDFQNASGAGVDANGKHLVFSPRWNASVGLNYTIPAGLPGTWLAGTDAQFQTKSWANALNDDIQEVPQQTFWNANTRYISGDGHWTTTLAVKNLLDRAYPQSVGYVPSSGARYYSVNDPRTVLLSVRYDL encoded by the coding sequence ATGAGCCATGCCCGTGTGCCCAGCCGCCTCACCCTCGCCGCTTCCCTCGCCTTGCTCGGCGTCTACGCCCACGCCGATGACACCGCCCTGCCGGTGGTGAATGTCACCGCCGAACACCGCAGCGAAGACCTGCAGAAAACCCCGCTGGCGATTTCCGCATTCGACGAGCAGACCCTGGACGACAAACAGATCCGCAGCGTGCGCGACCTCTCCGGCCAGGTGCCGAACCTGACCCTCAGTCGCCAGTCGATCTCCTACAGCGCGCAGACCTATGGCATCCGTGGCATCGGCGAAACCGACCCGATCCAGGAAGCCGCCGTGGCGGTGTATGCCGACGACCTGTACATCCCCCGCGCCATTTCCTCGATGCTCGACTTCAACGATGTCGAGCGCGTCGAAGTGCTGCGCGGCCCCCAGGGCACACTGTACGGACGCAACAGCAGCGCCGGGGCGATCCGCGTGATCACCCGCGACCCGAACCAGCAGACCCGTGGTTTCGTCGAACTTGGCGCCGGTAACTACAACGCGCAGAACGGCCGCGTCCTGATCAGCGGCCCGCTGGTGGACAACGCGCTGTTCGCCAGCTTCTCGGCGATCCGCCTGAGCCGCGACGGCACCGTGTCAAACCCGACGCGGGGCAAGGACGTGAACAACGTCGACATCCAGTCCTATCGCGGCAAGCTGCGCTACAAGCCCGAGGATTCACCGTGGGATGTGCAACTGACGCTGGCCGGCACCTTTGATCGCGGTGACACCACCAGCTATTCGCCCTTCGATGCCAGCGGGCATTTCGACAAGTTCAAGAGCTACAGCAGCCTCGACCCGAAAAACCGCCTCGACCAGGGCAGTTCGGTGTTACGCGCCCTCTATGCGATCGACGATCACCTGAACGTCAAGTCGGTCACCGCCTGGTCCTCGTTCAACCAGCCGGTGGACTACGACAACTCCGGCCAGGCCGCGCTGATCCAGAACAACCTGATCCTCTACAAGCAGAACTACGCGACCCAGGAGTTCCAACTCAACGGCGACTACGACGCCTTCAGCTTCAGCACCGGCCTGTACCTGTACCGCGAGCGCTTCGACGCCGACCGCGACAACCTCACCTATTCCATCCCACGCAACCGCGTGATCGGACAGGGCCAGTACAGCACCACCAACACTGAAAGCTATGCGCTCTACGGCCAGGGCACCTACAAGATCACCCCGCAACTGTCGCTGATCGCCGGCCTGCGCTTTACTCGCGAGCACAAGAACTTCGAGTTCACCAACTACGCGATCAACACCGACCGGCAGATCACCGGCACTAACTTTGCCGCCGAGTCGAGCAAGTCCTGGCAGTCCACCAGCCCGAAACTCGGCTTCGAATACGCCTGGACCCCGCACCTGAACCAGTACGCCTACGTCGCCAAGGGCTTCAAGGCCGGCGGCTACGACAACCGTGCACCGACCCGCGCCGCCGCCGAGCAGGCGTTCTCGCCGGAAGACGTGACCACCTGGGAAACCGGCTTGAAGGGTGACTTCTTCGACCAGCGCCTGCGCGCCAACGTTGCGTTGTTCTACAACGACTACAAGGACCTGCAGACCAACGCCTACGACCCGGCGCTGGGCGTGAGCCTGCGCACCAACGTCGGCCAGGCCCACACCTACGGCGTCGAGCTGGAGACCCTCACCGCCCTGAGCCGCGACTTGCAACTGACCGCCAACCTCGGCTACCTGGAAAGCCAGTACGACGACTTCCAGAACGCCAGCGGCGCAGGCGTGGATGCCAACGGCAAGCACCTGGTGTTCTCGCCGCGCTGGAACGCCAGCGTCGGTCTCAACTACACAATCCCGGCCGGATTGCCGGGCACGTGGCTGGCGGGCACGGATGCGCAGTTCCAGACCAAGTCCTGGGCCAACGCACTGAACGACGACATCCAGGAAGTGCCGCAGCAAACCTTCTGGAACGCCAACACCCGCTACATCAGCGGCGACGGCCACTGGACCACCACCCTCGCGGTGAAAAACCTGCTGGACCGCGCCTATCCGCAATCGGTGGGCTACGTGCCGTCCAGCGGTGCGCGCTACTACTCGGTCAACGACCCGCGCACCGTGTTGCTGTCAGTGCGCTACGACCTCTGA
- a CDS encoding energy transducer TonB, which yields MTAMIMHSPTLARLPRDTAGFWRNSLAASIAVALHVGVLAALMLGWSTEKPLVEAPRVMHTQLVMLPPAPAPVPEPVAVVPPAPPEPVAVPVPPKPVVDPRIQAQKLEKAALARKRVEDQKIAQQQERLATEQRNRELEQQRLDQQRLAAERARPAAPAAAPAFDSRQYQPLSKQAPDYPERALDKNIEGDCSVEYTVNPQGRVENPRVLDGCHPLFMRPSLAAANTFRYQPRIVEGKAVAVPAVRNTFHYRIK from the coding sequence ATGACGGCGATGATCATGCACAGTCCAACGCTGGCAAGGCTGCCCCGGGACACGGCGGGGTTTTGGCGCAACAGCTTGGCGGCGAGCATCGCGGTGGCGCTGCACGTCGGTGTGTTGGCCGCGCTGATGCTGGGCTGGTCCACGGAAAAACCGCTGGTGGAGGCACCACGGGTGATGCACACCCAGTTGGTGATGCTGCCACCGGCGCCCGCGCCGGTGCCTGAGCCAGTGGCCGTCGTACCCCCCGCGCCACCGGAGCCGGTTGCCGTGCCGGTACCGCCCAAACCCGTGGTCGATCCACGGATCCAGGCGCAAAAGCTGGAGAAAGCCGCCTTGGCCCGCAAGCGGGTCGAGGACCAGAAAATCGCGCAGCAGCAAGAGCGACTGGCGACCGAGCAGCGCAACCGCGAGTTGGAACAGCAGCGCCTGGACCAACAACGCCTGGCCGCCGAACGCGCCCGTCCTGCGGCCCCGGCGGCAGCCCCGGCGTTTGACAGCCGCCAATACCAGCCCTTGAGCAAGCAAGCTCCGGACTACCCGGAGCGCGCCCTGGACAAGAACATCGAAGGCGATTGCTCCGTGGAGTACACCGTCAACCCCCAGGGCCGCGTGGAAAATCCCCGGGTGCTCGACGGCTGCCATCCATTGTTCATGCGGCCTTCACTGGCGGCGGCGAACACCTTCCGCTACCAGCCGCGCATCGTTGAGGGCAAGGCGGTCGCCGTACCGGCGGTGCGCAACACCTTCCACTACCGCATCAAATAG
- the tolR gene encoding protein TolR — MLTRPQRKHGPKAEMNVVPYIDVMLVLLVIFMVTAPMLTQGVKIELPKVAAEALATDTRQQILTLSVKADGGYYWNLGGELDTTHQTDSAVSLDEMGAKVMQVVAARSDTQVYIRADDNAGYGRVVAAMAVLQKGGVSNLGLVTEAPQ, encoded by the coding sequence ATGCTGACCAGGCCGCAACGCAAGCACGGGCCCAAGGCCGAGATGAACGTGGTGCCGTATATCGACGTGATGCTGGTGCTGCTGGTGATCTTCATGGTCACCGCGCCGATGCTGACCCAGGGCGTGAAGATCGAACTGCCCAAGGTCGCCGCCGAGGCGCTGGCCACCGACACGCGCCAGCAGATCCTGACGTTGTCGGTGAAAGCCGACGGTGGCTACTACTGGAACCTCGGTGGCGAACTGGACACCACGCACCAGACCGACAGCGCCGTGAGCCTGGATGAAATGGGCGCCAAGGTCATGCAGGTGGTGGCGGCGCGCAGTGACACCCAGGTGTACATCCGCGCCGACGATAACGCCGGCTACGGCCGCGTGGTCGCGGCCATGGCGGTGTTGCAGAAAGGCGGTGTGAGCAACCTGGGGCTGGTGACCGAGGCCCCGCAATGA